The following nucleotide sequence is from Gammaproteobacteria bacterium.
ATTTCCGCTGCATGCCCGTGCTCAGCTGGGTATCGGCTATTTACCACAAGAAGCATCTGTGTTCCGCAAGCTCTCTGTGGCCGATAACATTCTTGCAATCCTGCAGACTCGATCTGACTTAGACAGCCGTCAACAACAAGCTAAACTTAAAGAGCTACTGGAAGAATTGCATATCAGCCATATCAGTGACAGCCTGGGCATGAGCCTGTCCGGTGGCGAGCGAAGGCGCGTTGAAATTGCCCGAGCCCTGGCGACGGAACCCAAATTTATATTGCTTGATGAGCCGTTTGCGGGAGTGGATCCCATATCGGTAATTGATATTCAGCGAATCATTAACCAATTAACCAAAAAAGATATCGGTATACTTATAACCGATCATAACGTCAGAGAAACATTGGGCGTGTGTCATAATGCTTATATTATGAATGATGGTCGGGTGTTGGCCCACGGCAGCCCACATGAGATTTTGGAAAACCAGGAAGTAAAACAGGTTTATTTGGGAGAAAGCTTTAAACTATAGCAGCTTGTGTGCAGCACTGCCGTTTCTAAAAAGTAAAAAAACACGTAATGCACTCAAAATAAGCACAACAACGCATTTCCTGAAACTTTTTCAGTCAGTAGCTGTGATTTGGCTGCACACTTGGCTCAATTAGTGCTATTAATTACTATGCGGAACCAATAGAATTTTCAGGGATAGGATTGAATTAAAGATTTAAAACAAACTTAACACTTTTATGAAGCAGACGTTACAACTTAAACTTGGGCAACAACTTACCATGACGCCCCAGTTGCAACAGGCTATTCGCCTGCTGCAATTGTCGTCATTGGAACTGCAATCTGAGATTCAAGAAATCTTGGAATCCAATCCCATGCTGGATACGGAAGAGTCCGGCGACAACCAGAATGATGACAGTAGTCAGAACGACGAAAATATTGTTGCGAAGGACACATCGGACAAAGATGTTGACCACACAGTAGATATGGATATCCCCAATGATCTGCCAGTGGACAGCGATTGGGGCGATACCTTTGATACTTACACGCCGATTAAATCTTTGGATCCGGACGACAACCGGATCATGGAACAACCCCAAAACAGCGGGGAAAGCCTTAATGAACATTTGATGTGGCAAATGCGCCTCACCCCCTTCAGCGAAGTGGACATGGCCATTGCGACCTCCATCATCGACTCCATAGACGAAAGTGGATTTCTTACCGCTGCCGTAGAAGAATTACACCAAAGCCTGGTAGAACAAGGGCTGGATATTGAATTGGACGAAGTGGAGTCCGTGCTGCGCCGCGTGCAAAATTTCGATCCTCCAGGGGTAGGCGCGAGAAACCTGCAAGAAAGCATGGTGTTGCAGTTGGGATACTATGATATGGAAACACCATGGTTAACCGAAGCCAAGGCTATCATTAAAGACCATTTTGATTTGCTGGCCAATCGGGATTACCTGTCTCTAATGCGCCGCACCAAATTGTCAGAGAAACAATTACAGAACACCTTGGTTCTCATCCAGTCTCTCAATCCCAGACCCGGCAGCCAAATCACCGACACCCAGCCGGAGTATGTAGTACCCGATGTTTTTGTCCGTAAAATCAAAGGCCAATGGAAAGTAGAGCTGAATCCGGAGGTCACCCCCAAGCTTTCCATCAATGCTCTTTACGCCAATTTAGCCCAAAAAAACAGCAATTCCAGCGATACCACCTACATGAAGAATCATTTACAAGAAGCCCGCTGGTTCCTGAAGAGCTTGAAAAGCCGCAACGATACGTTATTGAAAGTGGCCAGGTGCATTGTAGAACGACAAAAGGACTTCTTCGAGCATGGTGATGAAGGGATGAAACCGCTGGTCATGCACGATGTCGCTGAAGTGGTGAGTATGCATGAATCTACCATCTCACGCGTCACCACCAAGAAGTATATGCATACCCCCAGAGGCATTTACGAGCTGAAATACTTTTTCTCCAGCCACGTCAGCACGGCCAGCGGCGGAGAATGTTCAGCTACGGCAATACGTGCCATGCTTAAGAAACTGATTGCCGCCGAACAAGCCAACAAGCCCTTAAGTGATAACAAGTTAGCGATTCTTTTGGGAAAACAGGGCATCAATGTAGCACGCCGAACCGTGGCTAAATATCGCGAAGCGATGTCCATACCACCCTCCAACGAAAGAAAACGATTGATTTAGGAATTTTCTGCGACATTTCCGGATGAGCGGAAAGAACAGAATGTGACCGCCAGAGGCAGCCATGCCTCACCCACTCTTGCGCCAACTTGGTGGAAAATGCAAATATTGGAAATATATCTAAGCTTTTCAGCGAAACAGACGATTCTGTTCTTATTAACGAGAGATTCTTACAACATTTACGCAAGTGCTACAGAGATGACTGGTATTCCGCCGCATAGGGCGGTATTATCCCCGGTTTCGTGCTCGATGCCGGACATAATAACAATAAAGACGCACAATCGTTTACACGGCAACGTAAACGGCTAAGTTTCACCGATACAGGAGATTTTTATGCACATCACCATCACTGGCCACCATTTAGAAGTAACACAATCATTAAAAGACTACGTTCAAGAAAAAATGCAAAAACTCGAGCGCCATTTTGACCAGGTGACCAGTATCGATGTGATTCTCAGCGTTGAAAAACAACGTCACAAAGCCGAGGCCACGATCCCGGTCAATGGCAACAAAATTTTTGCTAACGCTGAAGACCAGGATATGTATGCCGCCATTGACGCTTTATTGGATAAACTGGATCGGCAAATTATCAAGCGGAAAGAAAAAACAACTGACCATCACCGCAATGAGGGTTCTCCCAAAAAAGCCCAGATGTGATTTTGATTG
It contains:
- the raiA gene encoding ribosome-associated translation inhibitor RaiA — protein: MHITITGHHLEVTQSLKDYVQEKMQKLERHFDQVTSIDVILSVEKQRHKAEATIPVNGNKIFANAEDQDMYAAIDALLDKLDRQIIKRKEKTTDHHRNEGSPKKAQM
- a CDS encoding RNA polymerase factor sigma-54 encodes the protein MKQTLQLKLGQQLTMTPQLQQAIRLLQLSSLELQSEIQEILESNPMLDTEESGDNQNDDSSQNDENIVAKDTSDKDVDHTVDMDIPNDLPVDSDWGDTFDTYTPIKSLDPDDNRIMEQPQNSGESLNEHLMWQMRLTPFSEVDMAIATSIIDSIDESGFLTAAVEELHQSLVEQGLDIELDEVESVLRRVQNFDPPGVGARNLQESMVLQLGYYDMETPWLTEAKAIIKDHFDLLANRDYLSLMRRTKLSEKQLQNTLVLIQSLNPRPGSQITDTQPEYVVPDVFVRKIKGQWKVELNPEVTPKLSINALYANLAQKNSNSSDTTYMKNHLQEARWFLKSLKSRNDTLLKVARCIVERQKDFFEHGDEGMKPLVMHDVAEVVSMHESTISRVTTKKYMHTPRGIYELKYFFSSHVSTASGGECSATAIRAMLKKLIAAEQANKPLSDNKLAILLGKQGINVARRTVAKYREAMSIPPSNERKRLI
- the lptB gene encoding LPS export ABC transporter ATP-binding protein; protein product: MSRLEVKNLAKRFQNRIVVKNVSLKVNSGEVVGLLGPNGAGKTTSFYMIVGLVPCDEGAILLENQNIAAFPLHARAQLGIGYLPQEASVFRKLSVADNILAILQTRSDLDSRQQQAKLKELLEELHISHISDSLGMSLSGGERRRVEIARALATEPKFILLDEPFAGVDPISVIDIQRIINQLTKKDIGILITDHNVRETLGVCHNAYIMNDGRVLAHGSPHEILENQEVKQVYLGESFKL